In a genomic window of Gambusia affinis linkage group LG04, SWU_Gaff_1.0, whole genome shotgun sequence:
- the LOC122828915 gene encoding uncharacterized protein LOC122828915 has translation MTIKYIVCSFSSSVFVLNPDWFLLSHNLQTAVQALASSTAEIIYAFVGEESLGEALHQMENDGKELNNSKEDLQPHPLETTMETSVEAAVYIEEQLFEVEEVPHGLTIEELSADRIPAADAEQEEEEKERAVSLPEEIAEAEENTAIPDFPSEESVSSPEDSSSSDEATPEEEETKSEQTALGTVGETTQLAAASTELSLEVLSNTEPEPPSLVAPADKGEPCHSCHSSPSSSKEAAPPAALGEDLLDMDIAQEAKESFDKPLAKQTIENGVVVTAIS, from the exons ATGACAATCAAATATATTGTTTGTAGTTTtagttcttctgtttttgtattaaatccTGATTGGTTCTTGCTGTCCCACAATCTGCAAACAGCTGTACAGGCCTTGGCTAGCTCCACCGCAGAGATCATCTATGCCTTCGTGGGTGAGGAGAGTCTGGGGGAAGCTCTGCACCAAATGGAAAACGATGGAAAGGAGCTGAACAACTCGAAGGAAGATCTCCAACCACATCCTCTAGAGACCACAATGGAAACGTCTGTAGAGGCGGCTGTTTATATTGAAGAGCAGTTATTTGAGGTAGAAGAAGTGCCACATGGTCTAACTATTGAAGAATTATCTGCTGACCGGATTCCAGCCGCTGAcgcagagcaggaggaagaggagaaggaaagaGCTGTTTCACTTCCTGAGGAAATCGCAGAGGCTGAAGAAAACACTGCGATCCCCGACTTTCCTTCAGAGGAAAGCGTCTCCTCTCCGGAagactcttcctcctctgaTGAAGCAACaccagaggaggaagagaccAAATCTGAGCAGACCGCTCTGGGGACAGTTGGTGAGACGACTCAGCTGGCAGCCGCCTCCACCGAGCTAAGCCTAGAAGTTCTTTCAAacacggaaccagaacctccatcaCTTGTGGCTCCAGCGGACAAGGGAGAACCCTGCCACAGCTGCCACTCTTCTCCATCCTCCAGCAAGGAGGCGGCGCCACCTGCTGCTCTGGGAGAGGATCTGCTCGACATGGACATCGCACAAGAAGCAAAGGAGTCCTTTGACAAACCGTTGGCAAAACAAA CCATTGAGAATGGAGTTGTGGTGACAGCCATCTCGTGA
- the LOC122828916 gene encoding ETS-related transcription factor Elf-2-like, with product MTSVVLVDTGGTMVEYVTAEEDPQQHEGLYEADAELEGEVEDECEAEEVCEELEEVEEADEDLAVIVEEVPTASRLDEQGYPAQVVMYGDEAYVMQELEAEGEGVEASGYSSVHCSDKTIEAAEALLHMDSPSSLREDRSPEAFTPQSEAAPDFLHAAMRPDVIGETEVEITTEDCCEEDEEEDEEEEMVTSLEEPEPDNEPVRKKRGAQTRRLFPPLFFFFFMLHCLSYKYY from the exons ATGACGTCAGTGGTGCTGGTTGACACTGGTGGAACGATGGTGGAGTATGTCACAGCTGAAGAAGATCCTCAGCAG CACGAGGGATTGTATGAGGCCGATGCGGAGCTGGAAGGAGAGGTGGAGGATGAGTGTGAAGCAGAGGAGGTCTGTGAGGAGCTGGAGGAAGTAGAGGAGGCTGACGAGGACCTAGCAGTCATAGTGGAGGAGGTGCCCACGGCTAGCCGGCTGGATGAGCAGGGTTACCCCGCCCAGGTGGTGATGTATGGGGATGAAGCCTACGTCATGCAAGAGTTGGAGGCGGAAGGAGAAGGAG TGGAGGCTTCTGGTTACAGCAGCGTCCACTGCTCTGACAAAACTATCGAGGCGGCAGAAGCGCTGCTACACATGGACTCACCATCCAGCCTCAGAGAAGACCGCAGCCCAG AAGCTTTTACGCCACAAAGTGAAGCTGCACCAGACTTCCTCCATGCTGCCATGCGGCCCGACGTGATTGGAGAAACGGAGGTGGAGATTACCACTGAGGACTGCTgcgaggaggatgaggaggaggacgaagaggaggagatggTCACCTCACTAGAAGAGCCAGAACCCGACAACGAGCCTGTCAGAAAGAAGCGAGGTGCACAAACCCGCCGTttgtttcctcctcttttttttttctttttcatgttacaCTGTTTGAGCTACAAATACTATTAG
- the LOC122829297 gene encoding uncharacterized protein LOC122829297: MATFPGEYGEDNIQARPQRMRQLPRHLGDYELGFPAKQLSPFDQHLHQPTVSQPARQLASADFITPVSTTQSASKEEQWHRMEARHNDLTKQLQELQLAMDNVKRLSYPQSAPVYQPPYPPQFTSVPKLTLDSPASSHWSTPVHSPTRYTTVVDGEPPQQPMSQHSSPSRQPSLQLQTGEPGTQDQAMLSQPVHQASAQVPVDNGWISNPISVPHTPNRQNGQLLWSVSQPIMPQAPPTQPINHLPPVQQSNPFPHPPFIYQSYPQYPAYAPAVQHYQHYPSVLPATQMTTMLTQTPNRQTVLPSEPTAPGILEMAIASSYGIPKPKLIPFSSGKESDFIMMKKGLDSVLGPHKHLTEDYKYQVLLDLLKLPNAYQVAKRYVNDRTPYTSTMHALEQRYGQPRQLVQGELKAILNSPPIKLGDAQAFEDFSYAVSTLVGLLSTIDGSSRAELRCGSHVDTLLSKLPATYRDRFAEYCIAKGIIRSGSDRTYTLPDFADWLERKAQAIQVARRATEASTPEVTQPERRHKTAKSQPLKSATIYVTNQPENSKPPQGSAIFPASSNPGQASKKRERFKPYCPYCSNQEHYLSACTEFAKLSTAEKGTWIKEKSKCWRCGRGHKPESCTLKKPCSTCNEQHLLVLHEVATKACQSLFTVATSSSMVYVSQSSHSSRVMVKVVPIQLHSGGKTLDTYAILDDGSERTILLPAAAKYLGLQRENEVLSLRTIRQDVVKLNGASVSFEVCNSNNTRAKYAISHAFTADELSLAEQSCPAEMLKRRFSYLRGVPVRSFSLVQPLLLIGSDHPHLITPVRPILRGPQGSPVAVCTLLGWAIQGPTNFLQAPSTETSCLQAAFQSPNQDLHQHVEMLWQVDTLPFRSEKEATRSKQDQLAVNTLEQRTVRVTVDGIARYATPLLP, from the coding sequence ATGGCGACCTTCCCAGGTGAATACGGAGAGGACAACATCCAAGCCCGTCCTCAGAGAATGAGACAGCTCCCACGGCATCTTGGGGACTACGAACTCGGTTTCCCAGCCAAACAGCTGTCCCCCTTTGATCAACATCTCCATCAGCCGACCGTGAGTCAACCAGCTAGACAGCTAGCGTCTGCCGACTTCATCACGCCTGTTTCAACTACGCAAAGTGCAAGCAAAGAGGAGCAATGGCATCGTATGGAAGCACGCCACAATGACCTAACCAAACAACTACAGGAGTTGCAGCTCGCAATGGACAATGTTAAACGACTGTCCTACCCACAAAGTGCTCCAGTGTATCAGCCACCCTATCCTCCACAGTTCACTAGCGTGCCAAAGCTAACCCTGGACAGTCCTGCTAGCAGCCATTGGTCAACACCAGTACACAGCCCCACTCGCTACACTACTGTAGTTGATGGAGAGCCCCCACAGCAGCCAATGTCACAGCACAGCTCCCCATCACGACAGCCTAGTCTTCAACTGCAGACCGGGGAGCCAGGTACACAAGACCAAGCCATGCTTAGCCAGCCAGTTCATCAGGCCTCGGCACAAGTACCGGTTGATAACGGATGGATTTCCAATCCCATCTCCGTACCCCATACTCCAAATAGACAGAATGGACAACTGCTATGGTCTGTGTCACAGCCCATTATGCCTCAGGCTCCGCCAACACAGCCCATTAACCATCTACCTCCTGTCCAACAGAGTAACCCTTTCCCTCATCCTCCTTTCATATATCAGTCCTACCCTCAGTACCCTGCCTATGCACCTGCAGTTCAACACTACCAGCATTACCCATCAGTCCTGCCAGCTACACAAATGACTACAATGCTAACGCAAACACCTAACAGGCAAACCGTCCTACCATCGGAACCTACAGCTCCTGGCATCTTGGAAATGGCCATTGCCTCCTCCTACGGCATTCCAAAGCCCAAGCTTATCCCATTCAGCTCTGGCAAGGAGAGTGACTTCATAATGATGAAGAAGGGACTGGACAGTGTGCTAGGTCCACACAAGCACCTAACCGAGGACTACAAGTACCAAGTGCTCCTCGACCTCCTCAAACTACCAAACGCCTATCAGGTGGCAAAGAGGTATGTCAACGACCGAACGCCATACACCAGTACTATGCACGCCCTTGAACAGCGCTACGGTCAGCCGCGCCAGCTTGTCCAAGGAGAGCTGAAGGCTATCCTGAACTCTCCCCCTATCAAGCTAGGTGACGCACAGGCCTTTGAGGACTTCTCATACGCTGTCAGCACCTTAGTGGGCCTGCTAAGTACTATCGATGGTTCCTCTCGAGCTGAGCTGAGATGTGGCTCTCATGTGGACACACTGCTGAGCAAGCTGCCCGCCACCTACAGAGACCGCTTCGCAGAGTATTGCATAGCTAAAGGGATCATCCGCAGTGGCAGTGACCGGACATACACACTCCCTGATTTTGCAGATTGGCTGGAACGCAAGGCACAAGCTATTCAGGTGGCAAGACGTGCTACAGAAGCATCCACACCTGAAGTCACTCAGCCCGAGCGCAGGCACAAGACCGCTAAGAGCCAACCACTTAAGTCTGCTACTATCTATGTGACTAACCAGCCTGAGAACTCAAAGCCACCACAAGGTTCTGCTATCTTCCCAGCCAGTTCTAATCCCGGCCAAGCATCCAAGAAGCGAGAGCGCTTTAAGCCCTATTGCCCTTACTGCTCCAACCAAGAACACTACCTCAGTGCCTGTACAGAGTTCGCTAAGCTCAGTACAGCTGAGAAAGGTACTTGGATTAAAGAGAAGAGTAAATGCTGGCGATGTGGGCGTGGACACAAGCCGGAGAGCTGCACATTGAAGAAGCCATGCTCCACCTGCAATGAGCAACACCTTCTTGTCCTGCATGAAGTGGCCACCAAAGCCTGCCAGAGCCTTTTCACAGTTGCTACATCTTCCAGCATGGTGTACGTCAGCCAGTCCAGTCACTCTAGCCGTGTCATGGTGAAGGTCGTCCCTATCCAGCTGCACAGCGGAGGCAAGACGCTGGACACTTACGCCATACTAGATGACGGCTCTGAAAGAACCATTCTCCTTCCGGCCGCTGCCAAGTATCTTGGCCTGCAGAGGGAGAATGAGGTTCTATCGCTTCGCACTATCAGACAAGATGTAGTGAAGCTTAACGGAGCGTCGGTGTCATTCGAGGTATGCAACTCTAACAACACTCGAGCAAAATACGCCATCAGTCATGCCTTCACTGCAGATGAGCTCAGTCTTGCAGAACAATCCTGCCCTGCAGAGATGCTCAAGAGGAGGTTTAGCTATCTCCGTGGAGTTCCAGTGCGAAGCTTCAGCTTAGTTCAGCCCTTACTCCTCATCGGCTCCGATCACCCACATCTGATCACTCCTGTGCGTCCGATACTGAGAGGACCTCAAGGTAGTCCAGTAGCTGTGTGCACTCTGCTAGGATGGGCCATACAAGGACCGACCAACTTCCTGCAAGCCCCCTCCACAGAGACGTCATGTCTCCAAGCAGCATTCCAGTCTCCCAATCAAGATCTACATCAGCATGTTGAGATGCTCTGGCAAGTCGACACCCTGCCGTTTCGTTCTGAGAAAGAAGCAACACGCTCCAAGCAAGATCAGCTGGCTGTCAACACACTGGAACAGCGAACTGTCCGTGTCACTGTAGATGGTATAGCTCGCTACGCTACACCTCTACTGCCATAG
- the LOC122829298 gene encoding myosin heavy chain, embryonic smooth muscle isoform-like, translating into MASCLVPEFPAVVAALERLKDLERELREDEILFSDEGCVHLTAIAEAVAELEATRRAVREQLEVETIENCKLRQRILKMTDRLKVDIVRDKTAARATNVEEIDQFHRELRLSFQFLQEKENKLQELLEKHKMLQRQKDRVKAEHDEQILSLNVLISLRYSRQQHLDDTLEQTEELRNSITDVEQQKLSFQQSAALEREGFSEKEKDLEQELAERMGRVKHQREVVETIGLELENLKDKKREIESKLKKLLQEMTEVQDNVQSLKTSFSSCEQQLQEEAVLTKELNVQIEKKKRHSETLEETFNLTHENLQKEISEVDDDLEKALAAQVSLKESLAYYSKLCKQKLEVENEVRADFEHISMDMESSRLRLEERIASIVRHNKDILELEKMILELQEDEQINRRIVESKRKELLADLKEVNSKIELLEEEVKRLKKLLMAAKRRQQDYVEKIMSGIRSYRKRYEALLQERAALLERYPDSEDFDLVVYQMALLEKENRETQSLRQQEVARIIAETEETSRSTSEKQTELEERLTMLKEVEKKWRDERLRNDKLRKQKDALTQTKSELERSIRDMKERITKLLAPKEEMEAKLEELQESHSNMLNEQTSALREMEVEMYGLNLMLGEIRIENKRLYLSTRQMTEDISTSRQEKEWYQQKVQDFSSITEALLKEILEGFRQDNSVIKGIKKSDDELLSFMGSGLKELKTRNQQLMSINTLLHQVMLEFSKRLGDKAIERWQN; encoded by the coding sequence ATGGCCTCCTGCCTGGTTCCCGAGTTCCCCGCCGTCGTGGCGGCACTGGAGCGTCTGAAGGACCTGGAGAGGGAGCTTAGAGAGGACGAAATCCTGTTCTCAGACGAAGGATGCGTCCACCTCACGGCCATTGCAGAAGCTGTAGCCGAGTTAGAGGCCACAAGGCGTGCTGTCCGTGAGCAGTTGGAAGTGGAGACCATAGAAAACTGCAAGCTTAGACAGAGAATTCTAAAGATGACTGATCGTTTGAAGGTTGACATCGTGAGAGACAAGACAGCAGCCCGGGCTACTAACGTCGAGGAGATAGATCAGTTCCACAGAGAGCTCAGACTATCCTTTCAGTTCCTACAGGAGAAAGAGAATAAGTTGCAGGAGctgttagaaaaacacaaaatgcttcaGAGGCAGAAAGATCGAGTGAAGGCTGAACACGATGAGCAGATCCTCTCTCTGAATGTTCTGATCAGCCTCAGATACAGCAGGCAGCAGCATCTGGACGACACGCTGGAGCAAACGGAGGAGTTGAGAAACTCCATCACTGATGTTGAGCAGCAGAAATTGTCCTTCCAGCAAAGTGCGGCTTTGGAAAGGGAGGGATTctctgagaaagaaaaggacCTGGAACAAGAGCTAGCCGAGAGGATGGGACGGGTTAAGCATCAGAGGGAGGTGGTTGAGACGATCGGATTGGAATTAGAGAATCTTAAAGACAAGAAAAGGGAAATTGAAAGCAAACTAAAAAAGCTCCTCCAGGAGATGACTGAAGTGCAGGACAATGTGCAAAGTTTGAAGACGTCCTTCTCTAGTTGTGAGCAACAACTACAGGAAGAAGCGGTGCTGACCAAAGAGCTGAATGTACAgatagagaagaagaagaggcacAGCGAAACGCTGGAGGAGACCTTCAACCTCACCCACGAAAATCTGCAAAAGGAAATCAGTGAAGTGGATGACGACCTAGAGAAGGCTCTGGCTGCCCAGGTGTCCCTCAAAGAATCACTGGCCTACTATTCTAAATTGTGCAAGCAAAAGCTTGAAGTGGAGAATGAGGTCCGAGCCGACTTTGAGCACATCTCCATGGATATGGAGAGCTCCCGGCTGCGGCTGGAGGAGCGCATTGCCTCCATTGTCAGGCACAACAAGGATATCTTGGAGCTTGAGAAGATGATCCTTGAGCTACAGGAGGACGAGCAGATCAACAGGCGGATTGTTGAGTCCAAAAGGAAAGAGTTGCTCGCCGATCTGAAGGAGGTGAATTCCAAAATCGAGCTGTTGGAAGAGGAAGTCAAGCGGCTCAAGAAGCTCCTGATGGCTGCAAAGAGGAGGCAGCAGGATTACGTGGAGAAAATAATGTCCGGTATACGCAGCTACAGGAAGAGGTATGAGGCGCTGTTGCAGGAGCGGGCTGCGCTGCTTGAGCGGTACCCTGACAGCGAAGATTTTGACTTGGTGGTCTATCAGATGGCTCTACTGGAGAAGGAgaacagagagacacagagccTCCGCCAGCAGGAGGTGGCTCGGATCATTGCGGAGACGGAGGAGACCAGTAGGAGCACCAGTGAGAAGCAGACGGAGCTGGAGGAGCGATTGACGATGCTGAAAGAGGTGGAGAAAAAGTGGAGAGATGAGAGATTGAGGAACGACAAGCTGCGCAAGCAGAAAGACGCGCTGACCCAGACGAAGTCCGAGCTGGAGCGGTCCATCCGGGACATGAAGGAGCGCATCACAAAGCTGCTGGCACCCAAAGAGGAGATGGAGGCcaagctggaggagctgcaggagtcTCACAGCAACATGCTGAACGAACAGACCTCTGCCCTGAGAGAAATGGAGGTGGAAATGTATGGGCTGAATCTGATGCTGGGGGAGATCAGAATAGAGAACAAACGGCTGTACCTGTCCACCAGACAGATGACGGAGGACATCAGCACCAGCAGGCAGGAGAAAGAGTGGTACCAGCAAAAGGTCCAGGACTTCAGCAGCATAACAGAGGCCCTTCTCAAAGAGATACTGGAAGGATTCAGACAAGACAACTCTGTGATTAAAGGCATCAAGAAGAGTGACGACGAACTGCTGTCGTTTATGGGTTCAGGGTTGAAAGAGCTGAAGACCAGGAACCAGCAGCTGATGAGCATCAACACGCTGCTGCACCAAGTGATGCTGGAGTTTAGCAAACGACTGGGAGACAAAGCAATAGAGCGATGGCAGAACTAA